One window of the Sphaerochaeta associata genome contains the following:
- a CDS encoding GNAT family N-acetyltransferase, which translates to MEIRMMQAADIPAVCSLVRQVFDQALAPDYTQEGIQTFYAFIEEEAMRSRLSDGGFGLVAFVDGDLASQIELRNNSHICLLFTKVEHQGKGLAMALVEQALQICKERDKKVAAVSVNAALSAVTAYTHLGFKQSSAEQERNGIRYVPMIRLL; encoded by the coding sequence ATGGAAATAAGGATGATGCAGGCAGCTGATATTCCTGCAGTCTGTTCACTGGTCAGGCAGGTCTTCGACCAAGCCCTTGCCCCTGACTATACGCAAGAGGGAATACAGACTTTCTATGCATTCATTGAAGAAGAGGCGATGAGAAGCCGGCTCTCAGACGGCGGGTTTGGATTGGTTGCCTTCGTGGATGGAGACCTCGCTTCTCAGATAGAACTACGCAATAACTCCCATATCTGCCTGTTGTTCACCAAGGTGGAACATCAGGGTAAGGGTTTGGCAATGGCTTTGGTTGAGCAGGCGCTGCAAATCTGCAAAGAACGAGACAAAAAGGTGGCGGCGGTCAGTGTAAATGCAGCGCTTTCTGCAGTCACTGCCTATACACACCTGGGCTTCAAGCAGAGCTCTGCCGAGCAGGAAAGGAACGGTATACGATATGTACCGATGATCAGGCTTCTCTAG
- the tsaD gene encoding tRNA (adenosine(37)-N6)-threonylcarbamoyltransferase complex transferase subunit TsaD, translated as MRVLGIETSCDECSAAVVEDGRTILSNIIATQIELHKPYEGVVPELASRLHTQWIGTVVQTALQKAGLEPHDIDAVAVTNRPGLLGSLLVGLSFAKGFSASLDIPFITIDHIRAHLYASQIEHPLEYPYLGLLVSGGHTVICRVDGYDAIEVLGTTIDDAIGEAFDKVAKHYGFGYPGGIAIDRLAKKGNPLAFLFPGPTLHSKDHPYDISYSGLKTAAINQLDAFWDGSSEKSPENIAASFQRAAVNMLIKRVRAALEETGLKRLSAGGGVAANSYLRLELEALKKGGYEVSFPSLKLCTDNGAMIAALAYRYLADGIQGDYSESASARVTAFKKQYS; from the coding sequence ATGAGAGTTCTAGGGATTGAAACCTCCTGCGATGAATGCTCTGCAGCAGTCGTGGAGGACGGACGCACCATCCTAAGCAATATCATCGCCACCCAGATTGAACTTCACAAACCGTACGAAGGAGTGGTTCCCGAGCTTGCTTCGCGTTTGCATACCCAGTGGATCGGTACGGTCGTACAGACCGCACTGCAGAAAGCCGGCCTAGAGCCTCATGACATCGATGCGGTCGCTGTTACCAACCGACCCGGCCTCCTGGGCTCCTTGTTGGTTGGCTTGAGCTTTGCAAAAGGTTTTTCGGCTTCCCTGGACATTCCTTTCATCACCATCGATCACATCCGTGCACACCTGTATGCATCCCAGATTGAGCATCCGCTTGAATATCCGTACTTGGGCCTGTTGGTAAGCGGGGGTCATACGGTCATCTGCAGGGTTGACGGATATGATGCGATTGAAGTTCTCGGTACAACCATCGACGACGCCATCGGTGAGGCCTTCGACAAGGTTGCCAAGCATTACGGTTTCGGCTACCCCGGCGGCATAGCCATCGATCGGCTTGCGAAGAAAGGCAATCCTCTTGCCTTTCTCTTTCCTGGTCCGACATTGCATTCCAAGGACCACCCCTACGATATTTCCTACAGTGGATTGAAGACTGCTGCGATCAACCAACTGGATGCATTTTGGGATGGCAGCAGTGAGAAGAGTCCTGAAAATATTGCCGCTTCGTTCCAGCGCGCCGCTGTGAACATGCTTATCAAGCGCGTCAGAGCTGCCTTGGAGGAGACCGGACTGAAACGGCTGAGTGCCGGAGGCGGAGTTGCTGCAAACAGCTACCTGAGGCTTGAATTGGAAGCACTGAAAAAAGGCGGCTATGAAGTTTCCTTTCCATCCCTTAAACTGTGTACGGACAACGGTGCCATGATAGCAGCGTTGGCGTACCGCTATCTGGCCGATGGCATACAAGGTGATTACTCCGAGTCGGCAAGTGCTCGGGTGACTGCATTTAAAAAACAATATTCATGA
- a CDS encoding DUF3276 family protein, whose amino-acid sequence MSVGQRGEVYSTRLVKNDRTYFFNVKENIYGDMFLNLVESKGTPDSDKFIRQSLIVYQEDLGEFLKELQKSLDFIKQNTKQK is encoded by the coding sequence ATGAGCGTGGGACAGCGTGGAGAAGTGTATTCAACGAGACTTGTCAAGAATGACAGGACCTATTTCTTTAATGTGAAAGAGAACATTTACGGGGACATGTTCCTCAATTTGGTAGAGAGCAAGGGTACTCCTGACAGTGATAAGTTCATCAGGCAGTCACTGATTGTCTATCAGGAAGATTTGGGAGAGTTCTTGAAGGAACTGCAGAAATCCTTGGATTTTATCAAGCAGAACACCAAGCAGAAATAA
- a CDS encoding adenine phosphoribosyltransferase, whose amino-acid sequence MDAHYDLDSVIRKVPNFPKEGVLYYDITGILAVPEAFQYCIDRMHQLCEHRRIDAIAAVEARGFIFAAPLAQRLGLPLILVRKMGKLPNKVFTKSFELEYGCDVVCVQEVDIQKDSRVLFVDDLIATGGTLKAAASMFEEHGAKVEGFMGVIGLPFLNYDKALAPYPVEVLQLYHGE is encoded by the coding sequence ATGGACGCACATTACGATTTGGACAGTGTAATTCGAAAGGTACCTAATTTCCCCAAGGAGGGAGTCCTCTACTACGATATCACCGGTATTCTTGCAGTGCCTGAAGCATTTCAGTATTGCATCGATCGGATGCATCAGCTTTGTGAGCATCGTAGAATCGATGCCATTGCTGCAGTAGAAGCGCGTGGCTTCATCTTTGCCGCCCCGCTTGCCCAGCGCCTTGGCCTGCCGTTGATTCTTGTGCGCAAGATGGGCAAGCTTCCCAACAAGGTGTTTACCAAGAGTTTCGAGCTGGAATACGGCTGTGATGTAGTCTGTGTCCAGGAAGTGGATATCCAAAAGGATAGCCGCGTACTGTTTGTCGATGACCTCATCGCCACCGGCGGTACTCTGAAAGCCGCTGCATCCATGTTCGAGGAGCACGGTGCGAAGGTTGAGGGCTTTATGGGTGTCATCGGACTGCCGTTTCTCAATTACGACAAGGCCCTTGCGCCCTATCCGGTGGAAGTGCTGCAGCTCTATCACGGTGAGTAG
- the ppdK gene encoding pyruvate, phosphate dikinase, with protein MAEKKTKYVYFFGSGKAEGTAQMKELLGGKGANLADMTSIGLPVPPGFTISTEACAYYSSHEGAYPQGLREQVLENLAKLETLMGAKLGDNENPLLVSVRSGAAQSMPGMMDTILNLGLNPTSVKALIAKTNNERFAWDSYRRFMQMFGDVVMGVPHHEFESALQDVKDSKGKSLDTELDSKDLQEVIARYQRLYKRYTGEEFPVDPIDQLFKSINAVFKSWNNERANKYRQMNDIRGLLGTAVNIQSMVFGNMGDTSGTGVAFTRDPSTGENQFYGEYLMNAQGEDVVAGIRTPEPIETLRAVNADVYDQLVGIRSILEKHYKDMQDIEFTIQEGKLYMLQTRNGKRTIFSWLRSQVEMVEEGLIDKETAIARVPAGEFGKLFAPILDAKYIRDNGLNEVTRGLNASPGGACGQIYFTADKAEEMAALGKDVILVRAETSPEDIGGMAVAKGVVTCRGGMTSHAAVVARGMGCPCVSGAGDIHINEAKKTLEVNGTNLSEGDYMSIDGFTGAVYGTKIPVRSSEIVQVLNGHMKESESNLFYNYKTFMAYVQEVKRLGVYTNADTPHDTEMAVAFGAEGIGLCRTEHMFFGGNRIMSIRKMILANNLIAREKALSELLPMQRGDFEAIFLALEGRPATIRLLDPPLHEFLPNDHTSRHELALQMGLTVEEVAQKSSALHEFNPMLGFRGCRLAIIYPEILRMQVRAIIEAAINVKRKGVDVLPEIMIPLVGNYKEFVFCKKHALEVIEKIFNEQGMKVHYKIGTMIEVPRAAITADEIAREAEFFSFGTNDLTQMTCGFSRDDAASFLGPYVNDTDKQFYDYDPFATIDIDGVGKLVDMAAKLGRSTNPEIKLGICGEHGGDPKTIAFCDKVGLDYVSCSPFRVPIARLAAAQASIAAKKAK; from the coding sequence ATGGCAGAGAAAAAAACAAAGTATGTCTATTTTTTCGGCTCCGGTAAGGCGGAAGGAACGGCTCAAATGAAAGAGCTGCTCGGCGGAAAAGGTGCAAACCTCGCCGATATGACCAGCATCGGTCTTCCTGTGCCTCCGGGCTTTACGATCAGCACCGAAGCGTGTGCGTATTATAGTTCCCATGAGGGAGCCTATCCTCAGGGCCTGAGAGAACAGGTGCTTGAGAACCTTGCCAAGCTTGAAACCTTGATGGGAGCGAAGCTCGGGGACAACGAAAATCCCTTGCTCGTTTCCGTTCGCAGTGGAGCTGCACAGTCCATGCCCGGTATGATGGATACCATCCTCAACCTCGGACTCAATCCCACCAGCGTAAAGGCTTTGATTGCGAAGACCAACAATGAACGCTTTGCCTGGGACAGCTATCGCCGTTTCATGCAGATGTTTGGTGATGTGGTCATGGGTGTTCCCCACCACGAATTTGAGAGTGCCCTGCAGGATGTGAAGGATTCCAAGGGAAAGAGCCTGGACACCGAACTCGACAGCAAGGACCTGCAGGAAGTAATCGCCCGTTATCAGCGCCTCTATAAGCGCTATACCGGTGAAGAGTTCCCGGTCGACCCGATCGACCAGCTTTTCAAGAGCATCAACGCAGTGTTCAAATCCTGGAACAACGAGCGTGCAAACAAGTACCGCCAGATGAATGACATCCGCGGACTGCTGGGAACCGCTGTCAATATCCAGAGCATGGTGTTCGGCAATATGGGTGACACCAGCGGGACCGGTGTTGCTTTTACTCGTGATCCGTCAACCGGTGAAAACCAGTTCTACGGTGAATACCTGATGAATGCCCAGGGCGAGGACGTCGTAGCAGGTATTCGTACTCCCGAGCCCATTGAGACTCTGCGTGCGGTCAACGCTGATGTGTATGACCAACTGGTAGGCATCCGTTCCATTTTGGAGAAACACTACAAGGACATGCAGGACATCGAGTTCACCATCCAGGAAGGGAAGCTGTATATGCTGCAGACCAGAAACGGCAAGCGCACGATTTTCAGCTGGCTCCGTTCTCAGGTCGAGATGGTTGAAGAGGGTTTGATCGATAAGGAAACTGCAATTGCAAGAGTTCCGGCGGGTGAGTTCGGCAAGCTTTTCGCACCGATTCTCGATGCCAAGTATATTAGAGATAATGGTTTGAATGAAGTGACCCGTGGATTGAATGCTTCCCCCGGAGGTGCTTGCGGCCAGATATATTTCACCGCCGATAAGGCCGAGGAGATGGCAGCCCTGGGTAAGGACGTTATTCTAGTCCGTGCAGAGACCAGCCCCGAGGATATCGGTGGCATGGCCGTTGCAAAGGGCGTAGTGACCTGTCGTGGAGGTATGACCAGTCACGCAGCGGTAGTCGCACGTGGCATGGGTTGTCCGTGTGTCAGCGGTGCAGGGGACATCCACATCAATGAAGCGAAAAAGACTCTTGAAGTGAATGGCACGAATCTGAGCGAAGGAGACTATATGTCCATCGACGGATTCACCGGTGCTGTCTACGGTACCAAGATTCCTGTGCGTTCCTCGGAAATCGTCCAGGTGCTCAACGGCCATATGAAGGAGAGTGAATCCAACCTCTTCTACAACTACAAGACCTTCATGGCATATGTGCAGGAAGTCAAGAGACTTGGCGTGTACACCAATGCCGACACCCCCCACGATACCGAGATGGCTGTGGCCTTTGGTGCTGAAGGAATCGGCCTGTGTAGAACCGAACACATGTTCTTCGGTGGAAACCGAATCATGTCGATACGTAAAATGATTCTTGCAAACAATCTGATTGCACGCGAGAAAGCCCTGTCCGAGTTGCTTCCGATGCAGAGAGGCGATTTCGAGGCGATTTTCCTTGCACTCGAGGGAAGACCCGCTACGATCCGCCTGCTTGATCCCCCGCTTCATGAGTTCCTTCCCAACGACCACACCAGCCGCCATGAATTGGCGCTGCAGATGGGTCTGACGGTCGAGGAAGTGGCGCAGAAGTCAAGTGCTCTGCACGAATTCAACCCGATGCTCGGCTTCCGTGGCTGTCGTCTGGCCATCATCTATCCTGAGATTCTTCGCATGCAGGTGAGGGCTATTATTGAGGCGGCCATCAACGTCAAGCGCAAGGGTGTCGACGTACTTCCCGAGATCATGATTCCCTTGGTAGGCAACTACAAGGAGTTTGTCTTCTGCAAGAAGCATGCACTGGAAGTCATTGAGAAGATATTCAATGAGCAGGGCATGAAGGTGCATTACAAGATCGGAACCATGATCGAGGTACCCAGAGCTGCAATTACCGCTGATGAAATCGCCCGTGAGGCGGAGTTCTTCAGTTTCGGTACGAACGACTTGACCCAGATGACCTGTGGCTTCAGCCGTGACGATGCAGCTTCCTTCCTTGGTCCCTATGTGAACGATACTGACAAGCAGTTCTATGACTACGATCCGTTCGCCACCATCGATATCGATGGCGTCGGCAAGCTCGTAGACATGGCTGCCAAGCTTGGTCGTTCCACCAATCCGGAGATCAAGTTGGGTATCTGCGGCGAGCATGGCGGTGACCCCAAGACCATTGCATTCTGCGACAAGGTCGGTTTGGATTATGTCTCCTGCTCTCCGTTCCGCGTTCCCATCGCACGTCTTGCTGCAGCCCAGGCATCAATTGCCGCCAAGAAGGCGAAGTAA
- a CDS encoding ABC-F family ATP-binding cassette domain-containing protein translates to MITASNIGLSYGTQVLFKEVNIKFTPGNCYGIIGANGAGKSTFLKILSGEIESDTGEIIISTGQRMAVLRQDHFAFNEYTVLETVIMGYEQLYAVMKERDTIYAKEDFTEEDGLRAAELEGDFADMGGWEAEAQAAQMLDGLGISTDLQQKKMSDVEDNVKVRVLLAQALFGNPDILLLDEPTNHLDLESIHWLEDFLANFDNTVIVVSHDRHFLNTVCTHIADIDFGKIQLYVGNYDFWYLSSQLAAKQMKDEKKRREEKISELKEFILRFSSNVAKAKQATSRKKLIDKLTIDDIKPSSRRFPYVAFKPLRECGKNILEVKGLTKTIDGEKVLDNFDLVLNNGDKVAFVGPNHYAKTVLFEILTGNMEPDAGTFTWGVTTSLSYFPKNNSHLFTEHVSITDWLREFSEDKDDTYIRSFLGRMLFSGDEALKDCTVLSGGEKVRCVLSRMMLEQANCLIFDEPTSHLDLEAITALNDGLIDFTGVLLFNSHDHQFVESIANRIIEFTPSGVIDRLMGFEDYFNDSSIKALRDEKYSGSHHSIAL, encoded by the coding sequence ATGATTACAGCTTCAAATATCGGTCTTTCCTACGGAACCCAGGTTCTCTTCAAGGAAGTCAACATAAAATTCACTCCCGGCAACTGTTACGGCATCATTGGTGCCAATGGCGCCGGCAAGTCGACTTTTCTCAAGATTCTCTCCGGCGAAATCGAGTCGGACACCGGAGAGATCATCATCTCGACCGGCCAGAGAATGGCTGTTCTCAGGCAGGATCACTTTGCTTTCAATGAATACACCGTTCTTGAAACCGTCATCATGGGGTATGAACAGCTGTATGCAGTGATGAAGGAACGGGATACCATTTATGCCAAAGAAGACTTCACCGAGGAGGACGGCTTGAGGGCCGCCGAGCTCGAGGGGGACTTCGCAGACATGGGCGGTTGGGAAGCCGAGGCCCAGGCGGCCCAGATGCTCGATGGGCTGGGCATCTCCACCGATTTGCAACAGAAGAAAATGAGTGACGTCGAGGATAACGTGAAGGTTCGTGTCCTGCTTGCACAAGCGCTGTTCGGGAACCCCGACATCCTGCTGCTGGACGAACCGACCAACCACCTTGACCTTGAGTCCATTCACTGGCTCGAGGACTTTTTGGCAAACTTTGACAATACCGTGATTGTAGTCAGCCACGACCGTCACTTCCTCAATACGGTTTGCACCCATATTGCAGACATCGATTTCGGAAAAATCCAGCTCTATGTCGGCAACTACGATTTCTGGTACCTGTCCAGCCAGTTGGCCGCCAAGCAGATGAAGGATGAGAAGAAACGACGCGAAGAGAAGATTTCGGAGTTGAAAGAGTTCATCCTTCGATTCTCCAGCAACGTGGCAAAGGCCAAGCAGGCAACCAGCAGAAAGAAGTTGATCGACAAGCTCACCATCGACGACATCAAGCCCTCCAGCCGCAGATTCCCCTATGTAGCCTTTAAACCACTGCGTGAATGCGGCAAGAACATTCTGGAAGTCAAGGGGCTCACCAAGACCATCGACGGTGAGAAGGTGCTCGATAACTTCGATCTGGTGCTTAACAACGGCGATAAGGTTGCTTTTGTAGGACCCAACCACTATGCCAAGACTGTATTGTTTGAGATCCTGACCGGCAATATGGAACCCGACGCGGGTACATTCACCTGGGGGGTGACCACCAGTCTTTCCTACTTCCCTAAGAACAACAGCCACCTGTTCACCGAACACGTATCCATCACCGACTGGCTGCGCGAATTCAGTGAGGACAAGGACGATACCTATATCCGCTCCTTCCTTGGACGCATGCTATTCAGCGGGGATGAAGCCCTCAAGGATTGTACCGTACTCAGCGGCGGGGAGAAGGTTCGTTGTGTGCTCTCTCGTATGATGCTGGAGCAGGCGAACTGCCTTATCTTCGATGAACCGACCAGTCACCTGGACTTGGAAGCCATTACCGCTCTCAACGACGGACTGATCGATTTCACCGGTGTGCTCTTATTCAACAGCCATGACCACCAGTTCGTCGAGTCTATCGCCAACCGAATCATTGAATTCACTCCAAGCGGGGTCATTGACAGATTGATGGGCTTTGAGGATTATTTCAATGACAGTTCCATCAAGGCTCTTCGTGATGAGAAGTACAGTGGTTCGCACCATTCGATAGCGCTCTAG
- a CDS encoding aminopeptidase, with product MDQKLIESYAELIIKKGINLQSGKNVLILTGPGTYYFARELSKSAYRHGATFVQVLLDDLDVLASRLASQNEDQLTFNPAYMKALDYEMCTEGWSYIRIDATEERLDHAELDQAKNQILGKAKRRFHEARSKKLMRSQLAWCVCCAPGPLWAKQVLGQQAATEDLMDVLKPILLLDQSNPGLAWEQKKEMLDRRRNHLNEQGIDTLHFKSSKTDLTIGFTDQARFTGGADSMPDGLQFFANLPTEEIFTTPDRMRADGYVTTTKPVNVLDVKTEDVRFVFKEGKMVEYSAREGKEALDTFFSIDEGTRRLGEVALVDETSPIAQSNLIFNSILLDENASCHLALGDGYPTALANGAMLSTDEQLHEAGCNTSLMHIDFMIGSKDMDIDATTRDGNTFAVMRKGVFVF from the coding sequence ATGGACCAGAAACTTATAGAATCATACGCCGAGCTTATTATTAAGAAAGGCATCAATCTCCAAAGCGGAAAGAATGTACTCATTCTAACAGGCCCCGGGACCTATTACTTTGCCCGTGAGCTCAGCAAATCGGCCTATCGTCATGGTGCCACTTTTGTACAGGTTCTGCTTGACGATCTTGATGTACTGGCATCGCGCCTGGCATCCCAGAATGAAGATCAGCTTACGTTCAATCCCGCATACATGAAGGCTCTCGACTATGAAATGTGCACCGAAGGCTGGTCCTACATCCGCATAGACGCAACAGAAGAGCGGCTCGATCACGCCGAGCTCGACCAAGCGAAGAATCAAATCCTGGGAAAGGCAAAGCGCAGGTTCCATGAAGCACGCAGCAAGAAATTGATGCGCAGCCAACTTGCCTGGTGTGTCTGTTGTGCACCGGGCCCCCTGTGGGCAAAGCAGGTGCTGGGACAACAGGCTGCCACCGAGGATCTGATGGATGTACTTAAGCCGATTCTCCTGCTCGACCAGAGTAATCCCGGCCTTGCCTGGGAACAGAAGAAGGAGATGCTTGACCGTCGCAGGAATCATCTCAATGAGCAGGGAATCGATACGCTTCATTTCAAGAGCAGCAAGACCGACCTTACCATCGGCTTTACCGACCAGGCCAGATTCACCGGTGGAGCCGATTCAATGCCGGACGGCCTTCAATTCTTTGCAAACCTTCCCACCGAGGAGATTTTCACCACTCCCGACCGTATGAGGGCAGACGGATATGTGACCACCACCAAACCGGTGAATGTACTCGACGTAAAAACCGAGGATGTCCGCTTTGTCTTCAAGGAAGGAAAAATGGTTGAATACAGCGCCCGCGAAGGAAAAGAGGCGTTGGATACCTTCTTCTCAATCGATGAAGGGACACGGCGCCTGGGTGAAGTGGCTTTGGTCGACGAGACCAGCCCCATCGCCCAGAGCAATCTTATCTTCAACTCAATTCTTCTCGACGAGAATGCCTCCTGCCACCTCGCCCTCGGAGACGGCTATCCTACTGCTTTGGCGAACGGAGCGATGCTGTCCACTGATGAACAGCTGCACGAGGCCGGATGCAATACCAGTCTCATGCACATCGATTTCATGATCGGTTCAAAGGACATGGATATCGACGCCACGACTCGTGACGGGAATACCTTTGCTGTGATGAGAAAGGGTGTATTTGTCTTTTAA
- a CDS encoding ribonuclease HII has product MQEALLFSFEEEAQVVCGLDEAGRGPLAGPVVAAAVILGPDFPTHLLDDSKKLSEKHRLEAEIVIKEKALYWAIGIATAKEIDRINILQASLLAMQRAYEKISSKVHVDVALVDGNQRPNLDCATRAIVGGDALVPQIMAASILAKNQRDRYMVLCHRKWPHYNFAKHKGYPTSEHREACLLYGLSPIHRRSFHIEQKQNKVQKQATLF; this is encoded by the coding sequence GTGCAAGAGGCCCTGTTGTTTTCATTCGAAGAGGAAGCGCAGGTAGTATGCGGCTTGGATGAGGCCGGCAGGGGACCGCTTGCAGGCCCTGTTGTAGCCGCTGCAGTCATTCTTGGTCCGGATTTTCCCACCCACTTGCTCGACGACTCAAAAAAGTTGAGTGAGAAACACCGGCTTGAAGCAGAAATTGTGATCAAGGAGAAAGCCCTCTACTGGGCAATCGGAATTGCCACTGCCAAGGAAATCGATCGGATCAACATCCTTCAGGCCTCCCTTCTGGCCATGCAGCGAGCCTACGAGAAAATCAGTTCAAAAGTTCATGTTGATGTAGCACTTGTCGACGGCAACCAACGGCCGAACCTTGACTGTGCCACCCGGGCAATAGTGGGCGGAGATGCTCTGGTCCCGCAGATTATGGCTGCAAGCATTTTAGCCAAGAATCAACGGGACCGCTACATGGTGCTCTGTCACCGAAAATGGCCTCACTACAACTTTGCAAAGCACAAGGGCTATCCAACCTCAGAGCACCGAGAGGCTTGCCTGCTCTATGGGTTGTCCCCCATTCATCGCCGTTCTTTTCATATTGAACAGAAACAAAACAAAGTACAGAAGCAGGCAACCCTCTTCTAG
- a CDS encoding aminopeptidase gives MELLLKRYAQLIIDVQLKLTEGDSLSINTEAITMHFARLLARQACLTTRQSVTIVETNHGKVVQAYPIEPEEKEIFRPPVHTSVMCHLFDLDTIPYRTDTDFASVVVEVTAIAKFGHLSDPVFLDRRIAVPWANVPYPGLTWAAGLLGRTATEEEMWNLFSMLYRLDSGWNVSFWEEQGNVLEYRKKALNKLGHGRFTFVSDGWQLEAELARDTLWAGGRTTLASKRYFIPTLPVQSLHAALDCTSANGTFASSRSFYVLGTEVTGAWFTVKNGEVIDWQADAGKEALAAFFSIDEGARHVSEIALADNDTIESRYLEKSIHPHFAKEITATIILGGFSLDTLTTHSNDDDIKQSKLNESLVRLEIPVGDTHLSTSLRTDDEQIHEIMIEGIYNL, from the coding sequence ATGGAACTCTTACTTAAACGGTATGCACAGCTTATCATCGACGTGCAACTCAAGCTGACCGAAGGTGACAGCCTTTCGATCAATACCGAAGCAATAACAATGCACTTTGCACGCCTTTTGGCCAGGCAGGCATGCCTGACAACCCGCCAAAGCGTAACCATTGTGGAGACCAATCATGGGAAGGTAGTCCAAGCTTATCCGATAGAACCCGAAGAAAAAGAGATTTTCCGGCCGCCTGTACACACCTCCGTCATGTGCCATCTCTTTGATTTGGATACCATCCCCTATCGAACTGATACAGATTTTGCTTCAGTTGTCGTCGAAGTGACCGCCATCGCAAAGTTCGGGCACCTCAGCGACCCGGTATTCCTTGATCGCCGTATTGCCGTCCCCTGGGCCAATGTGCCCTACCCCGGCCTTACTTGGGCGGCAGGGCTGCTTGGCAGGACCGCCACTGAAGAAGAAATGTGGAATCTATTCAGCATGCTCTACCGCCTGGACAGCGGTTGGAACGTCTCATTCTGGGAGGAGCAGGGTAATGTGTTGGAGTATCGCAAGAAGGCGTTGAACAAGCTTGGACATGGCAGATTCACATTCGTATCAGACGGCTGGCAGCTTGAAGCCGAGCTTGCCCGTGATACGCTGTGGGCCGGTGGGAGAACGACATTGGCCAGTAAACGATATTTCATCCCTACACTGCCGGTCCAAAGCCTCCATGCTGCATTGGATTGCACATCAGCCAACGGGACTTTTGCATCATCCCGGTCTTTCTATGTGTTGGGAACCGAGGTGACAGGAGCTTGGTTTACCGTCAAGAATGGTGAAGTGATTGATTGGCAGGCCGATGCAGGAAAAGAGGCACTGGCTGCTTTTTTCAGCATCGATGAGGGCGCAAGACACGTCAGTGAAATCGCCCTTGCGGACAATGACACCATCGAGAGCCGATACCTCGAGAAATCGATTCATCCGCATTTTGCCAAGGAAATCACCGCAACGATTATTCTCGGTGGATTCTCCTTGGACACCCTTACCACCCACAGCAACGACGACGACATCAAGCAGAGCAAGCTCAATGAATCCTTGGTGAGACTGGAAATCCCGGTGGGAGACACGCATCTCTCAACAAGCTTACGAACCGATGATGAGCAAATCCATGAAATCATGATCGAAGGGATATACAACCTTTAG
- a CDS encoding type III pantothenate kinase encodes MLVAVDIGNSNIVIAVHDGMKWVQSFRIYSDQKKTSDEYFVVLDSLMSHAGLYKHDINRAVISSVVPNLTRSMQKNIIRLFDVQPLMVDHKVETGLRKETIPAELGSDLLANAAQAHYMYPEHPVVVVDFGTALTLTTVDSDGSVLGASIAPGLVTAVNALFGNTAQLPQVELKVPPTAIGRNSQESIRSGIMFGYAGMVKAIIERTEQELGREVFVIATGGLSQTIAPLIDRINQLSAMHTLDGLRLISDLN; translated from the coding sequence ATGCTGGTTGCAGTAGATATCGGGAACTCTAACATTGTCATTGCTGTCCACGACGGAATGAAGTGGGTGCAGTCGTTTCGGATTTACAGCGACCAGAAGAAGACCAGCGACGAATACTTCGTCGTTCTGGACAGCCTGATGAGCCATGCCGGCCTCTACAAGCACGATATCAATCGGGCGGTCATCAGTTCGGTCGTACCGAACTTGACCCGTTCCATGCAGAAGAACATCATCAGGCTTTTCGACGTCCAGCCGCTCATGGTTGACCACAAAGTGGAAACAGGACTGAGAAAAGAGACGATACCTGCAGAATTAGGCAGCGACCTGCTTGCCAATGCCGCCCAAGCGCATTATATGTATCCCGAGCACCCGGTAGTGGTTGTGGACTTCGGTACGGCTCTTACGTTGACCACTGTCGACAGCGATGGGTCTGTCCTTGGCGCTTCCATCGCCCCGGGACTTGTCACCGCGGTCAACGCCCTGTTCGGCAATACCGCCCAACTTCCACAGGTTGAACTGAAAGTGCCTCCTACAGCCATCGGCCGGAACAGTCAGGAATCAATCAGAAGCGGAATTATGTTCGGGTATGCAGGCATGGTGAAGGCCATCATAGAGCGTACCGAGCAGGAGCTGGGTCGGGAGGTCTTCGTCATTGCGACCGGAGGTCTCAGCCAGACCATAGCTCCCTTGATCGACCGAATCAACCAACTCTCAGCGATGCACACACTCGATGGCCTTCGCTTGATCAGCGATCTGAATTAA